The genomic window AAAGTCGCGCTTGAATAAAACCCACTTGATCGCCTCGTCTGCAGGTACCCTCATCAAGCTCACAAAATGCACCGCTGCATAGTTTTCCATGTCGAAACCAGATAGGCCAATCCCTCCATCGTCAGCAACTTGGCAAAGCTTCGGGCGACGTCGCTTCAAGAGACTAGAAAAGAACGTGAGCATCTTGTGCTCAAGACACAAATTACAAGTACCGTTGATGAGTTTTACTGCTAATTCTAGGCCCTCGTACACCAATTCGATCCCAGTTCTCCGCTCCGGCAAGCAAGGTTTGAGCTAAATACTAGTTGCGCCAGGGTTGCAATGCTCAAATCGTGTATCGGCCGCTCAGTCGCTCTCACTCTCATGGGTTTCCCAGATCTAATGGACTGTCGAGCTCAGTGGCGTGAATATGTCCTTCTTCTGGCACCCTCGACACGGCACAGACGCCATGGCACCATCGGGTCAGTCGTATGAGCAGGAAAGGTGCTTTCATGTCTGCCGAATCCAACatttgatgatgatggtaaCAAGTGTGGTGTATGTTCCCGACGGTGAACTGGCAGTCGTCggtgtttttttctttgctctAATCCATACCATGCTTTCAATCACCAACCAAAACGGCTTATAGTGTCCATGCAAGTGTTTGCAACACATTGGAACGCTCATCACTGGAACAGCAAAGGGCCTAGCAACACGATGAAACGTTGTAGTGGTTGAACCGAGGTTTCTAGCTACATGATTTATGCCCAGGATAAATTTCGCTTCAGGCTAGCTATCATGCGTAAATTATTGAAATTAACCcaatttatattagtaacCTTGTGGGTGACTAAAGCTACATATGCACAGCTTGTGCCAGCCGTACAAATTTACAATATAAAATACCAGACTCTGGGATAAACAACGGTAGCGGAGCTGCTCCAATAATAATCCAGCATGCATGTTGACTTGTGCATTTTGCAACCATGGCCCAGTTGTGCAACCGGAAAAAACTTATCCTGCCTGCCGGATAGTGACTCGTGAGTGGCACCACACCATCTCACAAGACCAGCATTTCATTCCATTTCATCAAATCGTCCACGGACGCTGGCCCGTCATCCAAGTCGACACTCATGGCGGTCGTACGGAAATGatgactactccgtactggaCCGGATATACAGCATGCCGTGCAAGAACCAAAGACAAAACAGAGGCCCGTCCCGTCCGTTCATGCGAcaaatgtctggtcaatcgattcctcggcggccgacgccgagacatggccaagcccgTTTTCGCAGCCGCCAAAGACTTGGCTTTGTTGCGTCCATGTCTAGACTCTAGACTCTGGTGTCGTATTGCATCGCGTTAATGCatgtcttgtccttgggccCCTTCCTTTACGAATCCGTCGAGAGGTGCGCCGTGAACTCTCGGTCCTTGGCCCGCCGCGGCCGTGATTCGCTCGCATCAGCGGCAATTCATGCCTTGTTGTCCGCGACGGGCGTCCGGAATCCCGATCTGGCCGATGAGTCCATCACCAAGTCGTGGCCGTTGTTTCCCCAACAGGCCCAGTGACCGGGCCGATGCGTCAATGGCGCAATCCTCGTGCAATGCGTCAGACGTGCCTCGTGGCATCTGCAGCAAAACGTGACCCGGGGGAAATGATGCTGAGAAATGCGAAGCGCTCTACCCTCGtttttggccatggcgagatgGAGGCGCATGTGTCTTGTTATATTACAAGTACATGGCCACAGCCTGTTGCAACGGCCGATGAAACGCTCTTGCTCGTGCGTGAGAATATTCACAACCCTGGCCCCTTGCCTTTAGAACATTGAAACATTGAAACGGTAATCGTTGCTCCCACGAGTaacccttcttcttgtccatcATGGTAATCATGCTTCTCACCCTGTTGTCCATGGCTCTACGGGCCATTTCCGGCCCAACATCGTTCCACGGCCGCagcggcagcaacaacaTGGAGAACCTCGTCACCTTTGGCGACAGCTACACCGACGAAAACCGCTTCAACTACTTCATCCAACACCACGCGGCGCCGCCCATCGGAGAAATGCTGCCCCCAAGCAGCGACACCTGGAGCGGCGGCTACGCCTGGGGACGGCTCGTCGCCAACGCCACGGGAGCAAAATACTACAActacgccgtcgccggcgccatgTGCACCAACAACGTCGATTCCCGCGACCTGGACGCCATCAACGGCCCCTTCCCCTCGGTGCTCGAGTACGAGATCCCTGCCTTTGAGCAGGACACTCGCTACCCCGGCCTGTACCCCGACCGGAGGCCCGACAACACCGTCTACGCGCTCTGGATCGGCACCAACGACCtgggcatcgtcggcatcctcgccgacaaGCAAAAGGCgggcaccaccatcaccacctaCGTAGAGTGCATCTGGACCGTGCTCGACCGCATCTacagcgccggcggccgccaCTTCGTCCTGCTGAACCAGGCGCCCCTGGAGCGAGCGCCCATGTACGCCACCCCCGAGTCGGGCGGCCTGGGCGATACCCCCGGCTGGAGCAACAAGACGGCGTACAACACGACCGAGTACGCCAACAAGGTGCTCGAGTACACGACCAGCGTCAACACCATGTACGACTACGGCGGGCCCATGTATCTGCTCGCCAAGCGGCGCTGGCCGGgcgcctccctctccctcttcgACACACACTCGCTCATCATGGACGTCGTCAACAGCCCTGCGAGTTACCTCGATGCCCCGGCCGATGTCGTCGCCCCGTTCCGCACGTGTCTGCTCAACGGCTGTGTCGACTCCAAGCATCCCCGGTCGAGCTTCTTGTGGTACGTACCATCCATCTGTCACCCATTGTCCCACCGCCATTTCCTTCCGTggcggaagaagaagaaaacattAACAGGAATGCAGGTTTGACGAGCTGCATACTTCAGAGCGCATGCAAGAGATTTTGTCCAAAAACTTCATCGACGTTGTGCAAGGCAAGTCCAAGTATGGCACCTACTACAAATGAAATGACATGCTGTGTATCTTTCGTCGTAGCGACCAGGATATAGAGAGTGGGGAAATAGCTTAGTAAATATGAATTCAAAGCATATACTACTCTAATTCGCATCGCTCTTTAAACCAATGTGCAATTGTCGTGCCGTTTTATTATGCAGATACGTACTTGCAAGTTCGCTTCCCGTTTTAGAAACTGCCCGTTTGGGCCACCGTTCGCCGCTCACCGTTCAACGGAAGAaaggaaacaagaaaaaaaattatgGGGACAGGGCACACAAGCCGCCAGTGCCTGCCTGCCCGCCTGCCTGCTTAACGCATTCTTGGACAAGTTCAAGTCATCATCAATCAATGTCAAATTGCAAAAGCAAGCAAAAAGAAAGTCTCGAATCGCTTGCCCCGTACTGGAATCGAACCAGTGATCTTGTCATTACTAGTGACACGCTTTACCACTGAGCCAACGGGGCGTACGCGCGGTTCGATGACGAGGGGAGGAGTCAATACATGTTAAGAGGGGATACCCTCTGACCCACGACGGAAATGAGGGCATACAACTTAGCAGGTGGTGTGGCCGCCACTCACGAGCAGCGGGGGCTGGACCAAACTTCAATTTCGGCGCTAGTAAGTCTGTGGGAAACTATAGGCAGTTGCCTCAaactaagtaggtacttgaGTTGGTGAACAGGCGGAAGCAGTTTCAGTGGTTTGAGCATCATAGGACCATTGATGGCTCTCGTGAGCTTTCAAGCTGCGGGCAGGCACAACATCCCTGTTgtaacaacaacaacaaaaaagaaaaaaggacCAGTGCAACTAGTCGCAAATAAACAGGCTCTTCAATGGCATATGATTGTCCAGGCAAGTGAGGCGGTTTCTCATGTTCAACTAGCATGCTATTTATCCCAAAGTCATCGTCCTTGTACGAAAGGAACCCGAGGCTCAAGGTTCCCCTTTGTTTCCAAAGTACTTCATGTATCGAAAAACGTAGTGCCCCCATTTCGCATTAGGTCCCTCGTTGGGCGGGGGCGCCGGTGCATATTCATCCAAGTCAATGT from Metarhizium brunneum chromosome 2, complete sequence includes these protein-coding regions:
- the aes1_1 gene encoding Acetylesterase, whose product is MVIMLLTLLSMALRAISGPTSFHGRSGSNNMENLVTFGDSYTDENRFNYFIQHHAAPPIGEMLPPSSDTWSGGYAWGRLVANATGAKYYNYAVAGAMCTNNVDSRDLDAINGPFPSVLEYEIPAFEQDTRYPGLYPDRRPDNTVYALWIGTNDLGIVGILADKQKAGTTITTYVECIWTVLDRIYSAGGRHFVLLNQAPLERAPMYATPESGGLGDTPGWSNKTAYNTTEYANKVLEYTTSVNTMYDYGGPMYLLAKRRWPGASLSLFDTHSLIMDVVNSPASYLDAPADVVAPFRTCLLNGCVDSKHPRSSFLWFDELHTSERMQEILSKNFIDVVQGKSKYGTYYK